The Haloarcula limicola genomic sequence TAATCAGGTAGACACTCATTGACCCGTATATCTTTACCTCGCCGCCCGCTTGCTATACTATATGTTACCCGTCGGCCATCTCGCGTTCGCGTTGTTACCGGTGGTAGCGTACACCATTATTTGCCGCCGACGTTTACCGAACGGCGAGGCCGTGTTAGTTCTCTTAGTCTCGACACAACTCCCCGATCTGATTGACAAACCGCTAGCCTGGACGTTTGGAGTGCTTCCGAGTGGGCGAATGCTTGCCCACTCGCTCGTCGTGAGCATCCCCATTTTGACGCTCGGCGCCGTCTTGGCGCATCAACGCGGGCGAGGTCGCCTCGCGCTTCTATTCGGGATGGGATATCTCTCCCACATTGTCGGTGATTTCTATCAGATTGCCTTTCTCGGTACCGACTACTACTTCTTCCCGAACCTCTTCTGGCCGCTGCTCCGGGCGAACCCCGATAAATCGCCGTCCTTTGGTGCGCATGCGCCTAGTAGCCTCTCGGAACTCGTCCTTCCGGCGTCGTTCTTACTGATCACACTGGGCTACTCGCTCGTCGATATATATCGGCGACGACACATGGAACAATCTATAGCGACGCACACTCTGTAATCTCTCAATAGTCGTGTTTTCCGCTCCCGCTGCTCAATAGCCCCCTCTTACGAGTCATCACTTGACCGAAACCGAGACCGTTCCCGAGTGGAGCATGATATAGGATGAGTGAACTTATTGTCTAAGAAGAACAACCGATAGTAGATTCCTCTAACTATGTCAGCGCCTGAGTCAGAGTCTGTTTCCAGACGCGAGAAAGTCGAGGCACTCCGTAAAGTCGCTGCATACAATCCGAAACTGACCGTGCTGATCGTCGGATTCGGCGTCATTGCCGCAGGACTCGAAGCAGTCGGGTTAGGATTCATCCTCCCCGTTATCGAGATCGTACAGGCGAGTGGTGGCTCACCCGCTGAAGCGGACGGTGTGATGGGGCTCTTCGTTTCGGGGTATCGGGCTCTCAACGTCCCGTTCACTCTGGGAACCGTCATCGTGGGGGTTGCCGTCGTCATGATCGTCCGATACGTCTCTAGTTTCTTGGGTGCGTGGTTTAAAGAAGCCCTCCGGACGTACTATATTCGCTATCTTCAAACGGAGGCATTTGACCACGCACTCAATGCACGCGTGGCATACTTCGACTCGGAGGGCTCAGACGACATTCTGAACGCGATTATTACGCAAACGAACTATGCGGGTCGGGTCATCGCCCGCGGCGTTCGTCTACTGCAAATGTCGCTCCTCTCACTCGTATATATCGCTGTGGCGTTTGCAATCTCACCCGAACTCACGATATTCACCGTCGTCGTTCTCGGTGGACTTACCTATCTACTTCGGAGCGTCATCGAACCAGGATACAAGCTCGGTGAAGCTGTTGCAGACGCCAATCAGCAACGACAGGAGGCCGCACAGGCGGGAACGCAGGGCATTCGAGAGATTCGTATCTTCGGACTCGCTGACGAATTGCGTAGCGACTTCGCCGATGCCGTCAACAAATATACTGAGTCACAGATTACGTTACGACGTAACGAAGCAGCCCTCAATAACTTCTATAACCTTGTCATCGCCGTCGCTGTATTCGTGTTAATCTTCCTTGCATTGCGGTTCGCCAATCTAACGTTGAGTTCGCTAGGCGTGTTTCTTTTCGCTATGTTTCAGCTCGGACCCAAGGCCAGTACGGTAAATCAGCTCTTCTATCAGGTCGAAAATGACCTCCCGCACCTCGTTCGAACGCAGGAATTTGTGAGTACACTCGCCCATCACAAGGAGGAGAGCAATGCTACACGGACCCCGCCGGAGACGGTTTCAAAACTCGAGTTCGACGACGTCTGGTTCTCCTACGACCAAGACACGGACGTTCTTCGTGGCATCGATTTCACCGCCCAACAAGGTGAATTCGTGGCGTTCGTCGGCCAATCAGGTGCTGGCAAATCGACGATTGCCGCACTCCTCGCGCGGATGTACGAGCCCGACAGCGGCCACGTTCTAGCGAATGGCGAGCCGATTCAAGAACTGAGTAATCAGGCGTGGCGTAAGCATCTCGCAGTAGTACGACAGAACCCCTATATTTTCAACGATACGCTAAGATATAATCTTACGCTGGCGAACCGCAATGCCTCTCGACAAGCGATGGAACAGGTCTGTGAGATTGCAAAGGTAGATGAATTCTTTGATGACCTTCCGAATGGCTATGACACGGTACTCGGGGACGATGGCGTTCGTCTCTCCGGCGGCCAAAAGCAACGTGTGGCCCTCGCTCGAGCATTACTCGCAGATGCCGACATCCTCGTCTTGGACGAGGCGACGAGCGACTTAGATACAAAGTTAGAGAAAGAGGTACAGCAGTCGATTGAGGAGATGCATCGTGACTACATCATTGTCACTATCGCCCACCGACTCTCCACCGTCAAGAACGCGGACCGTATATATACGGTTGAAGACGGCGAGATCTCTGAGTTCGGAGAACACGACGAGTTGTTGAGCCAAGGCGGGACATACGCAGAGCTGTACGCCACGCAAGCGACTGGATAGACGTTCGCTACAAAATCAGTGCTTGGAAACTGTACTTACGAATGCAGCATCTCTGATGGATTGAAGCTATCTAATACCGCTTTGCTGTTGCAGTGAGTGCAGTATCACAGCCGCGAAACAAAACAGTATTCCAGACAGTCCTAGAAACCCAGAGACGATACCGAGGCCGATCGGGAACGTGTTGGTCGAGGTGTAGTTCGTAATCGTCCAGTAGGTGAACGCGAGGCCACCGAACCAACAGAGAAACCCGGGTAGTCCGAGTGCCGTAATTGGACGTTCCCTCTCTATCGTTCGTAAGATATTGCTCACTAACGTGATTCCGTGAGATATCGGGTGGTGACTACTTGTATTCTCATTATCATAGTTCACGTTCGTCCCAACCTCTACGATATCGTAGTTGCGCTCGTGAGCATGATGAAGGATATCCGTACTTGCACTCATCTGACTCCCTATCCCTGGATCGTTCGCGAGGTTCTCGAAGGCTCTGGGTGAGTAGACCCGGAATCCACATTGCGTGTCCTTAACCCAGGACTTGGGTCGTATGGCACCAAAGCTAAGATTGGTCAGGAAATTAATAACGAGGAGTCCCAACTTTCGGTAATACGGTGCGTTCGTCTCACCATCCCCAACGAACCGACTCCCAATAACTATCTCGGACTGACTTTTCGCCTGAAATTCGACCAGTTTTGGGATGTCTGATGGATCGTGCTGTCCATCTGCATCCAACACCACGAGATGAGAAACGCACGCCCGTTCGGCCTGTTCGAACAATGAATGCAGCGTCGCGCCGTAGCCGCGGTTTGTTTCGTGTTCGACAACGATTGCACCCGCCTGTTTCGCTTTAACAGCGGTTCTATCCTCACTGCCGTCGTCAACAACAAGCACTTCGTCTGCGTATTCGAGGCCCTCTTTAACCAC encodes the following:
- a CDS encoding metal-dependent hydrolase, with amino-acid sequence MLPVGHLAFALLPVVAYTIICRRRLPNGEAVLVLLVSTQLPDLIDKPLAWTFGVLPSGRMLAHSLVVSIPILTLGAVLAHQRGRGRLALLFGMGYLSHIVGDFYQIAFLGTDYYFFPNLFWPLLRANPDKSPSFGAHAPSSLSELVLPASFLLITLGYSLVDIYRRRHMEQSIATHTL
- a CDS encoding ABC transporter ATP-binding protein, translated to MSAPESESVSRREKVEALRKVAAYNPKLTVLIVGFGVIAAGLEAVGLGFILPVIEIVQASGGSPAEADGVMGLFVSGYRALNVPFTLGTVIVGVAVVMIVRYVSSFLGAWFKEALRTYYIRYLQTEAFDHALNARVAYFDSEGSDDILNAIITQTNYAGRVIARGVRLLQMSLLSLVYIAVAFAISPELTIFTVVVLGGLTYLLRSVIEPGYKLGEAVADANQQRQEAAQAGTQGIREIRIFGLADELRSDFADAVNKYTESQITLRRNEAALNNFYNLVIAVAVFVLIFLALRFANLTLSSLGVFLFAMFQLGPKASTVNQLFYQVENDLPHLVRTQEFVSTLAHHKEESNATRTPPETVSKLEFDDVWFSYDQDTDVLRGIDFTAQQGEFVAFVGQSGAGKSTIAALLARMYEPDSGHVLANGEPIQELSNQAWRKHLAVVRQNPYIFNDTLRYNLTLANRNASRQAMEQVCEIAKVDEFFDDLPNGYDTVLGDDGVRLSGGQKQRVALARALLADADILVLDEATSDLDTKLEKEVQQSIEEMHRDYIIVTIAHRLSTVKNADRIYTVEDGEISEFGEHDELLSQGGTYAELYATQATG
- a CDS encoding glycosyltransferase family 2 protein, whose protein sequence is MSKVGEINIDGNLTVSTNNPAVGIVATEGAAESIAAEIINARRNGHQAIIVGTDGGNQEWRVFARALGARIVDCNALFDQQSMKECLLETAREAGFPGLVFHDDPTSRIDLEASMNVLQESDSFLVDSRSKPPLERGERVLVGIPAYNEEATIGNVVKEGLEYADEVLVVDDGSEDRTAVKAKQAGAIVVEHETNRGYGATLHSLFEQAERACVSHLVVLDADGQHDPSDIPKLVEFQAKSQSEIVIGSRFVGDGETNAPYYRKLGLLVINFLTNLSFGAIRPKSWVKDTQCGFRVYSPRAFENLANDPGIGSQMSASTDILHHAHERNYDIVEVGTNVNYDNENTSSHHPISHGITLVSNILRTIERERPITALGLPGFLCWFGGLAFTYWTITNYTSTNTFPIGLGIVSGFLGLSGILFCFAAVILHSLQQQSGIR